The Verrucomicrobiota bacterium genome segment TGGTGGTCTCCTTTGATACCTTACCCGAAGAGCTCAAGCTTCTGAAAGACGGCAACTGCAGCGCCCTGATCGGCCAGCGGCCCTACGCCATGGGAGTCAAGAGCATGGACGTGCTCAACGACATCGCGAACGGCAAAACGGGGGAGAACGTCAATACGGGGGTTGACGTGGTCGACGCCGGTAACGTCGACCAGTTCTTGAAATGACCCCCTAGCTGCTCATGGCTGCGATCCTAAAGATTCGAGGGATCACCAAGACCTATCCGGGCGTGCGCGCCCTGCAGGACGTCAGCTTTGACGTCGAGCAAGGGAGCATTCATGCCATCATGGGTGAGAACGGCGCCGGCAAGAGCACGTTGATGCAGATCATCGCCGGCGCGCAACGCCCGGATTCAGGCACGATCGAGTTTGACGGTCGCGAGGTTCGCTTCGCGAGCCCGGCCGAAGCTCAAGCGGTCGGGATCGCAATCGTCTACCAGGAACTGAACCTCTCCCCTAACCTCTCGATTGCGGAGAACGTGTTCCTCGGCCTCGAGCCGAGGGCGGCGGGGGCGTTCGTCGATCGCAAAACGCTGCGGGCGAAGACGAGCGCCATTCTCCATACGCTCGGCATCCACTTCGATCCGGACACGATCGTCGGTCATCTGACCGTGGCCCAACAGCAGCTCGTCGAAATCTGCAAAAGCCTGGTTCGCAACCCGCGTCTGCTCATCTTTGACGAACCGACTTCCAGCCTCTCGGAAGCTGACTCGCGGATTCTGTTTCGAGTCATCGCCGACTTGAAAGCTCACGGGGTGACGATGCTCTACATCTCTCACCGGTTCCCGGAAGTGTTTGCCAACTGCGACGTCGTGACGGTGCTGCGGGACGGCAAACACGTCCGGACCAAACCGATGACCTCCACCAGTGAGGCCGAGGTGGTTAGCCTGATGGTAGGACGCGAGTTGCTCGCGTTTCATCGCCAGGACCCGGCGCCGAGCCCGGAAGTTATGTTTGAGGTCAGGGGGCTGACAAAACGCCGCCAGTACAGCAATGTGAGCTTCAAGATCCACCGGGGCGAAATCGTGGCCCTGGCCGGGCTCGTCGGCGCCGGCCGCAGCGAAGTGGCGCTCGGGGTGTTCGGCTGTCCCGCACCCGATGCCGGAGAGATTCGCGTCCAGGATCGCCCCGTTCGAATCCGCCGGGCGCAAGACGCCATGCGGGCCGGCATCGCCCTCGCGCCTGAAGACCGCAAGACTGCCGGCCTCGTGCTCGGCGCCAGCGTGGGAACTAACATTTCCATGGCTGCGCTGCCCAGGGTTGCGCGCGGCTTCTTTGTTAACCGCGGGGCCGAACGTACCCTGATCCGGCAATTCGTCTCGCGGCTTAACATCCGTACACCCAGCCATGAGCAAAGGACCGGGCTGCTGAGCGGTGGCAATCAGCAGAAGGTGATGATCGCCAAGTGGCTGGCCGTGCAGCCGAAATGCCTCATCGTGGACGAACCTACCCGAGGGGTCGACGTCGGCACCAAGGCGGAAATCTACACCCTCTTTGATGAACTCGCTCGCGCCGGGGTGCCCATCCTGATGATCTCCAGCGATCTGCCCGAAGTCCTCGCCCTCGCGGACCGGATCGTCGTCATGCGCCAGGGCAGAATCACCGGCGAGTTAACCCGGGCCGACGCCACCGAAGAAAAGATCATGCACCTGGCCGCACTCGGCACCGACAATGTCCCCTCCGGGTAACGGGTAACGGGTTCGGGGTTCGGGGTTCGGAGCGGCAGCATGGGGGTTGGGTGCGAGTGTCAACCTTAGAGTTGCCGCCAAGTCCTCTTAATCTGTGTCAATCCGTGTAATCTGTGGATGTTTCCTCTTTTCTGCGTT includes the following:
- a CDS encoding sugar ABC transporter ATP-binding protein, which codes for MAAILKIRGITKTYPGVRALQDVSFDVEQGSIHAIMGENGAGKSTLMQIIAGAQRPDSGTIEFDGREVRFASPAEAQAVGIAIVYQELNLSPNLSIAENVFLGLEPRAAGAFVDRKTLRAKTSAILHTLGIHFDPDTIVGHLTVAQQQLVEICKSLVRNPRLLIFDEPTSSLSEADSRILFRVIADLKAHGVTMLYISHRFPEVFANCDVVTVLRDGKHVRTKPMTSTSEAEVVSLMVGRELLAFHRQDPAPSPEVMFEVRGLTKRRQYSNVSFKIHRGEIVALAGLVGAGRSEVALGVFGCPAPDAGEIRVQDRPVRIRRAQDAMRAGIALAPEDRKTAGLVLGASVGTNISMAALPRVARGFFVNRGAERTLIRQFVSRLNIRTPSHEQRTGLLSGGNQQKVMIAKWLAVQPKCLIVDEPTRGVDVGTKAEIYTLFDELARAGVPILMISSDLPEVLALADRIVVMRQGRITGELTRADATEEKIMHLAALGTDNVPSG